In the Gopherus flavomarginatus isolate rGopFla2 chromosome 6, rGopFla2.mat.asm, whole genome shotgun sequence genome, one interval contains:
- the DKK1 gene encoding dickkopf-related protein 1 has product MLLGAARLCVALAAALCCCPWALAASSAGLGPSLLNSNAIKNLLPGGGAGLGGSPGSAAPADSALLEGGNKHQAVEPHQPYTCSEDEDCAPDEFCSSAPPGAGPAVQLCLACRKRRKRCLRHAMCCPGNYCNNGICVPSEQGHFHPGEMEETIIESFRPDHGIPDLHPKRTTSPSQLHHLKGQESTTCLRSSDCAAGLCCARHFWSKICKPVLKEGQVCTKHRRKGSHGLEIFQRCYCGEGLSCRLQRDYETINSSRLHTCQRH; this is encoded by the exons ATGCTGCTGGGCGCGGCCCGTCTGTGTGTGGCGCTGGCGGCCGCTTTGTGCTGCTGCCCCTGGGCGCTGGCGGCGTCCAGTGCCGGGTTGGGCCCCAGCCTCCTCAACTCCAACGCCATCAAGAACCTGCTGCCAGGCGGCGGCGCCGGGCTGGGGGGCTCCCCCGGCAGTGCCGCGCCCGCAGACTCGGCCCTTCTCGAGGGGGGCAACAAGCACCAGGCCGTCGAGCCCCACCAG CCTTACACGTGCTCGGAGGACGAGGACTGCGCCCCCGACGAGTTCTGCTCCAGCGCCCCGCCCGGGGCCGGCCCCGCAGTCCAGCTCTGCCTCGCCTGCAGGAAACGCCGGAAGCGCTGCCTGCGCCACGCCATGTGCTGCCCGGGCAACTATTGCAATAACG GGATCTGTGTGCCATCTGAGCAAGGTCACTTTCACCCCGGGGAGATGGAGGAGACCATCATTGAGAGCTTCAGGCCTGATCATGGCATCCCAGACTTGCATCCCAAAAGGACCACATCCCCTTCCCAGCTGCACCACCTGAAAG GTCAGGAAAGTACCACCTGCCTCCGCTCTTCCGACTGTGCTGCTGGATTGTGTTGTGCGCGTCACTTCTGGTCCAAGATCTGTAAACCTGTCCTTAAGGAAGGCCAAGTATGCACTAAACACCGAAGGAAAGGTTCTCATGGCCTGGAGATCTTTCAGCGATGCTACTGTGGAGAAGGTCTGTCCTGTCGGCTACAAAGAGATTATGAAACCATCAACTCTTCCAGACTGCATACTTGCCAAAGACATTGA